The DNA segment TCGCGCTCGCTGATCCATGTGCCGCCGTAACCCACCGGTTCGCCCGCTTTATGCTCGCGAACGGCAATGAGGCTGGAGATTAGCGACATGACCGGCTGGCAGCCAAAATCTTCGCCAGTGGACTGATTTTCCAGCGGCGAGACGCCATAGAGGATGATGCCCGGTCGCGCCCAGTCAAAATGAGACTGCGGCCACAGCAGGATGCCGCCGGAAGCGGCGATGGAGCGTTGCCCCGGTTTACCTTCGCAGAAGGTATTAAAAATATCGAGTTGCTGCTCGGTCGCGCCGCATTCCGGCTCATCGGCGCGGGCAAAATGGCTGACGATATTTACCGGCTGGCGCACGTTTTTACACTGCGTAAGCCGTTGATAAAACGCTTCGGCTTTTTCAGGACGCACGCCCAGACGATGCATTCCCGTATCCAGTTTCATCCACACCGTTACCGGCTCATCCAGCCCGGCGGCTTCCAGCGCGGCAAGCTGTTCTTCGTTATGCACGGCGGTATGCAGATGCTGCGCAGAGATGACTGGCAGATCGGTGGCTTCAAAAAAACCTTCCAGCAACAGAATGGGCTGCGTGATCCCGCCCGCCCGCAGGCGCAGGGCTTCTTCAAGGCGGGCGACGCCGAAAGCGTCGGCATCAGGGAGCGTTCGCGCGGTCTCCAGAAGACCGTGTCCGTAAGCGTTCGCTTTCACGACCGCAACCAGCTTGCTGGCAGGCGCCAGTTCACGCAGACGTTGCAGATTGTGTCGCAGAGCGCGGCGGTTAATGACTACAGTTGCCGCTTGCATTTGAATTCCTTATAAAAAGAATCGCCAAAATCATTCGCGTTGCAGGACAAAAACGCTCTGGCGTTTTTGAACAGCGCCGGCGCTGTTCCCGAAGGGATAAGCGGGCGCAGTCAACGCATCTGCGGCGTGAATGATGAAGGAGATTTACTCGTCGTCGTATTGCGGTCCCGCATAGTTATCGAAACGCGACCATTGCCCGTTAAACGTCAGACGTACCGTACCGATTGGGCCGTTACGTTGTTTACCAATAATAATTTCTGCGATGCCTTTTAAGTCGCTGTTTTCGTGATAAACCTCGTCACGATAGATAAACATGATCAAGTCGGCATCCTGCTCGATGGAGCCGGATTCACGCAGATCCGAGTTGACCGGGCGTTTATCGGCGCGTTGTTCCAGAGAGCGGTTAAGCTGCGACAGCGCCACCACCGGCACCTGTAGCTCTTTTGCCAGCGCTTTCAGCGAGCGGGAGATTTCCGCGATTTCCAGTGTACGGTTATCGGAGAGCGACGGTACGCGCATCAGTTGCAGGTAGTCGATCATGATCAGACTTAATCCGCCATGTTCACGGTAGATACGACGGGCGCGCGAGCGAACTTCCGTCGGCGTCAGGCCGGATGAATCGTCAATATACATATTGCGCTTCTCCAGCAGGATGCCCATCGTACCGGAAATACGCGCCCAGTCTTCGTCATCCAGTTGACCCGTACGAATGCGCGTCTGGTCCACGCGCGACAGCGACGCCAGCATACGCATCATAATCTGTTCGCCGGGCATCTCCAGACTGAAGATCAGTACCGGTTTCTCCTGCAACATCGCGGCGTTTTCGCAGAGGTTCATCGCAAATGTCGTTTTACCCATCGACGGACGCGCCGCTACGATGATCAGATCCGAGCGCTGCAAACCGGCGGTTTTTTTGTTTAAGTCCTGATAACCGGTATCGACCCCTGTCACACCGTCATGCGGCTGCTGGAAAAGGGTTTCAATGCGCGCCACGGTCGCATCGAGGATTTGATCGATGCTTTTCGGGCCTTCGTCTTTATTGGCGCGGTTTTCCGCAATCTGGAAAACGCGAGATTCCGCGAGATCCAGCAGCTCGTCGCTGTTGCGCCCCTGCGGATCGTAACCCGCATCGGCAATTTCATGGGCGACGGAAATCATATCGCGAACAACGGCACGTTCGCGGACAATATCCGCATAAGCGCTGATGTTCGCCGCACTTGGCGTATTTTTGGATAACTCCGCCAGGTAAGCAAAACCGCCAACGCTGTCCAGTTGCCCCTGAATTTCCAGCGACTCCGCCAGCGTGATCAGGTCAATGGGCTTCCCCATCTCCTGCAAACGGTGCATTTCGGTAAAAATATGCCGGTGCGGCCGGGTATAAAAGTCATCCGCCACTACGCGTTCGGCGACATCGTCCCAGCGTTCGTTATCCAGCATTAAACCGCCCAACACCGACTGTTCCGCTTCAATCGAGTGCGGCGGCACTTTCAGCCCGTCAACCTGCAAATCACGGTCACGCGCATCAGTCTGTTGTTTGTTGAAGGGTTTATTTCCTGCCATAGTGAATGGAGTTACCGAGATAAAGAATGGGTCGAAACTTTACCATATAAGTGGACCCTTACGATACGTTCTGGAGGAAGCATGGCAACACGAATTGAATTTCACAAGCACGGTGGCCCTGACGTCCTGAAAGCAGTGGACTTTACCCCTGTAGACCCGGCGGAAAACGAAATCCAGGTCGAAAATAAAGCGATTGGCATCAACTACATTGATACCTATATTCGCAGCGGGCTCTATCCACCGCCATCCCTGCCCAGCGGGTTGGGCACTGAAGCGGCTGGCGTGGTGAGTAAAGTCGGCAGCAACGTTAAACATATTAAAGCGGGCGACCGCGTCGTTTATGCCCAGTCTGCGCTCGGGGCTTACAGTTCGGTACACAATGTTCCCGCCGATAAGGCCGCCATTCTCCCTAAAGCGATCTCTTTCGAGCAGGCTGCCGCCTCTTTTCTGAAAGGATTAACGGTCTTTTATCTGCTGCGCAAAACCTATGAGGTTAAACCCGACGAACCGTTTTTGTTCCATGCCGCCGCCGGGGGCGTGGGCCTTATAGCCTGCCAGTGGGCCAAAGCGCTGGGCGCGAAACTTATCGGCACGGTAGGCAGCGCGCAGAAAGCGCAAATTGCCTTACAGGCTGGCGCATGGAAAGTGATTAACTATCGTGAAGAAAATATCGCTGAACGGGTGAAAGAGATTACCGGCGGTAAAAAAGTACGGGTGGTTTACGATTCAGTCGGGAAAGATACCTGGGAAGCGTCGCTGGATTGCCTGCAACGCCGGGGGCTGATGGTGAGTTTTGGTAACGCTTCCGGCCCGGTGACCGGCGTTAACTTAGGCATCCTGAACCAAAAAGGCTCGCTGTACGTCACTCGCCCTTCTCTTCAGGGTTATATCACCAGTCGCGATGAATTGACCGAAGCCAGCAACGAGCTGTTTTCACTGATTGCCAGCGGCGTGATAAAAGTCGAGGTCGCGGAGAATCAGAAATACGCGTTGAAAGATGCGCAGCGCGCGCATGAGGTGCTGGAAAGCCGGGCAACGCAGGGATCGAGCCTGCTCATTCCGTAGTATGACGGGGAAAAGAATTAGGGCTTCCACATGGGAAGCCCTTTCTTTTTTAGTTCGGCTGTATGTAGGGTACAGCTCGATGAATTCATTAGCCGCGCAATAGTGACAGATTTGATAATCAATTCCTATTTGCTTCTAAGAAGAAAGTTACAGGTTGTGATCCTCTGCACAATACCTTAGTAAAACCGACGGTTATTGCGCTGATACTGTGGGATTTTTGGCGTTTTTACCGCTTTGATGACCCACACCACGGCAACAGCCAACAGCAACCACGGCAGCAGTTTGATCACCAACGCAAACATCCCGCCCAGGAACATCACGGCGGTCGCCACCATCAGCGCGGCCAGAATTCCCAACAATGACACGCCGGTGGCCATCAGCATGATAAAAAAGCCCATCACAAAAAGTAGTTCCAGCATGATTCCCCCTGAATATGGAATGCCCGGTGGCGTAGCGCTTTGCGGGCCGACATATTCAGACCATTACAATAAACATGCCAAAATTAATCTATTGATTTGCAAACAAAACGCCCCGCGACTGTGCGCAGGGCGTGGTGAAATTGACTAACTTTTAGTGAGAACTTAACGCTTATCCGCCACCCGTTTCAGCGCATGTTCCAGCACGTCAATGTCGGCGCCTGCTTTATGGGCATTTTCGCTCAGATAACGGCGCCACTGGCGCGCGCCAGGAATCCCCTGAAACAGCCCCAGCATATGACGGGTAATATGCCCGAGGTATGTCCCCTGGCTCAGTTCACGCTCAATGTACGGATACATGGCGCGAACGACAGCCACAGGATCGGCATCCGCCGTGGTCGCGCCAAAGATCTCACGGTCAACGGAGGCCAGAATACCCGGGTTTTGATAGGCTTCGCGCCCGATCATCACGCCATCCATATGCTCCAGATGCGCTTTCGCCTCTTCCAGCGACGTAATACCGCCGTTGATGGACATGGTCAGATGCGGGAAGTCACGCTTTAACTGGTAAACGCGCGGGTAATCCAGCGGCGGGATCTCGCGGTTTTCCTTCGGGCTAAGCCCGGAGAGCCAGGCCTTGCGCGCGTGGATAATAAACATCTCGCATTCGCCTTTACCGGCGACCGTATTGATGAAGTCACAGAGAAATTCGTAGCTATCCTGATCGTCAATACCGATACGGGTTTTGACCGTTACCGGGATCGACACTACATCCCGCATCGCCTTCACGCAATCCGCCACCAGTTGCGCATTTCCCATCAGACAGGCGCCAAACATGCCGTTTTGTACACGGTCAGACGGGCAGCCTACGTTAAGGTTAATTTCGTCATATCCTCGCGCCTGCGCCAGTTTCGCACATTGCGCCAGCGCAGCCGGATCGCTGCCGCCAAGCTGCAACGCCACCGGATGCTCTTCCTCGCTGTATGCCAGATAGTCGCCTTTGCCATGAATGATCGCCCCGGTTGTTACCATCTCGGTATAGAGCAACGTCTGGCGAGACAGCAGACGCAGGAAGTAGCGGCAATGTCTGTCCGTCCAGTCGAGCATCGGCGCGATAGAAAAACGATGAGCAGGGTACAGGGCTAATTTCTCTGGCATCACGTTGGTTTGCAACGTGTTTTGTGACTCTTTATTTTGATGCATTTTTAAACTTTTTAACGTATTTTTGCATTCTCGGTACCCCTGACAGGCCCCCTAAAAATGGGAGCCTACAGAGGAGAATGGAATGAGATATGGCCTACTATAGCATAGAGAAACACCCGCACGCAGATGGCACATTGAGGTTAAAAAGATGCCATGAGAAATAATGCCTGAATCATAACTGTTCGTGCGTTCATCATTGTTTCCCATCCATGTTATTACCACTCCCCGTAGGGGTAGGTTTTTCCTTTGATAAACGCTTCTGTATCGCTGGAATAACGGTATTCGCGCAGAAAGCCGCTGTTTGCCCCCTCCTTACAGATCGTCAGTTCATTACCCGACAGGGTGTGGATTTTCCGGGGCGTTACGGGGATGGCAGGATAATCGCCCACATCAGGGAACCAGATCCTGACCTTGCCACCAGGCGCAAGGCCGAACAGAATATTGTTGTACCAGAAAGGATCTCCTGAACGATCAGTATGGTCTGCTGGGGTCTTCATCCTCTGCCATATGGCAGGAGAAAACATCACGCGGGTTTCGTAGGTCTGATGGTCAATGAGCGAATCCCAACAGAAGATCATATACTGTGGCGGTTTATTAACTTTGTTAAAAGTCACCCCTCCCCTATGGAGATTTGTCTTCCATTTGTTAACTGAATCCGGATCTCTGTCCGTATGGTCAACCGTGTTAAAAGTATAGAGATACCCGTCAGTATCAATTATCCGCGCTTGTGTTACATCTGCAGGTAACTGCCAGGGGGTGATAAAAGAAAAACTCCATTTACCGTAGGGTAAAGACCAGTCGCCGCTGGCGGCCTGTTTCGACTGTAAGGGATACATCTGCGGGTGACTGCACCCCGCCAGCACCAGCAGGACTGCCAGAATATATAACCGTCGTGTGTTCATCATTGTTTCCTGTCCCTGTTATTACCACTCCCCGTAGGGGTAGGTTTTTCCTTTGATAAACGCTTCTGTGTCGCTGGAATAACGGTATTCGCGCAGAAAGTCGCTGTTTGCCCCCTCCTTACAGATCGTCAGTTCATTACCCGACAGGGTATGGATTTTCCGGGGTGTTACAGGAATGGCAGGATAATCTCCTGCATCAGGGAACCAGATCCTGACCTTGCCGCCAGGCGCAAGGCCGAACAGGATATTGTTGTACCACAGAGGCTCCCCACCAAACAGATGATCGGCAGGTGTCTTCATACGCTGCCACATTGCGGGTGAAAATATCACGCGGGTTTCATAAGTCCGGCGATCGATGAATGAATCCCAGCAGAACACAATAAACTGCGGAGGCTTGTTGATTTTATTGAAGTTAACGCTTCCGCCATACAAAATATCGCCCCATTTATCAATGGAAACTGGGTCACGGGATGTTGAGTCCAGCGTGTAAAAGGTATAAAGATACCCGTCGGTATCAATTACCCGTGCATGTCTTACCCGCGCGGGTAATGCCCAAGGGGTGATAAAAGAAAAACTCCCTTTCCCGTAGGGCAATGTCCAGTCGCCGCTGGCAGCCTGCTTCGACTGTAAGGGATACGTCTGCGGGTGACTGCACCCCGCCAGCGCCAGCAGGACTGCCAGGATATGTAACCGTCGTGCATTCATCATTGTTTCCCGTCCATGTTGTAAATTGTTCTGAGCCATCCCGCATCAGGCCGGTTAACGAAACCGATCGTTTCAGAAGCAGAAGCCCCGCCTTGTGGTTTACCCGTTTTACTTACGGCGACGGCATTCCAGTTTGCTGAACAGTGGATATAGGTTTTGGCAATAATTTCAATGTCCTGCTTAGTGAACCCGATAGTTGGCCGTCTCAAGCGTGCAGATTTTCCCATTGAAATTGCACGTTCCAGGAAGAGAGAAAGATCAGCAGGAATTTTAAGTTCATCCACTTCCAGGTTCTCATTAAACATCACCCCCGCCTCCTTCGCCGCATCGACCATCACCCGCAGAATTACCTTCGACCAGTCATTTCGGACAATGCGCTGGCGCATCGTCAGTGCGGCAAAGCTGCGCTTTTGCATCTGACCATAACGGTCGGTAGCGGCGTAGTCGTCTGACCAAACTTCAGGGGTGATTTCATTAGTACGCATAATCGGTGCGATAGCAGGAGAGGCTTCCAGAACCGGTAGTTGTGCCATGGTCTTCCGGTAAGCACCGGAACGTTCATCAGGTTGATTTGATGGTAAAGTGTCAACCTGCGGGCGGGTAAGAAACAGATCCTCACGCGTTTTAGGCAGGTAACCGCCGCCGATGTCGGAATGCACTCCGGGTAAGGTTATCTCCGGCCAGGCAGGCGCCACGCTGTTAAGCGCAAAGTTATAGCGACATTCATGCTGAGCGGTGATATGGAAAACTTTTTGCGCCACGCCGGGCCGCAAACGAATATTGACGTCGCCCGTATCAGCGCTGTGTGGATTCAGACCATTAAAGGGAGTTCCAACGGCCGTGACGGTATCAAAAATACCCATAAAGCGGGTCTTTCCTGCAGGTTTCCCCGTGTAGACCTGTTTTACCATGCCAGCATTAATGGCATTTATAATTGCGCCGTCTTCTGACTGTACGCGATTAGCAAAATGACGAGCCGCTGCCGCACCGCGGCTGAAGCCGAAAATATCAAACAGCAAGTTCTCAATAATAAATTTGCCCTTCAACATACGTATTGTGGCCTTTATTGCTTCAGCCAGTTGCGCTACCGCATCGTCAGTTTTAGCGATTACACCGTAATCAGACGTGCCAAGCCCTAAGCCGATCATGCTGTCCGCTTCACCAGCTTGCGTACCTATACCCTCAATATATACGGCATACTGAATATAATGCCCATCGGGAGGATACCTTTTCAGGTATAGCTCATTTAGCCAGTGTATATTTGTATAGTACCCGTAGTAGCTGGTTGCCTCTGTACCACTCAGCCCCATTTTTTCGGAAGCACTCTTTTGGAGAATTATTTCCGCATCAGGGCTATCAATGTCAAAATGCTGCGCGGTACAAGCCGCCAGCATATTTCGCGTATTGACCGCGTTATTGCCCGTGCCGTCGAAGAAGATCCCCAGCACCAGCGTGACCTTTCGTTTCTCCGGCTCCGGGGGAGGAGATATAACCTGCGCCACTGGAAAAAGCTGATTATATCGTTCAGGCGTGACAAGGTAATCGAACTCAGTACCAGCGAGAAGATGCTGACAATGAATATAATCATAATCCAGCGAAATATATTCATAATCCAAACTATTTTGCCGTGATTCAGATACCAGCCGATTTAATCTTGCCCCTCTCAGTTTAATGACATAATACTTCTCCCACCGGCCAAATCTATTGATCCGATAAATATCAAAGCGCATTTTAAGATTTTCATTATTATTGATCGCATTTGTCAGTAACGGTGACGCCCTGTCAATTACTTTACTAAAGGACAGCCCCTGATGCTTCACCCCCATTCCAGTGTTTGATATCCCCTGCGTAAGGCTAAAAACGAAAATTTCATCTTCATGTCCCTGCTGCCAACGATTCCCCACTGAAGTTGTGGTTCCACAACCAGAGGAAATATCCCCTTGATGCTCACCCTCAATGGTTACATAAATAATATCACCCATTTGTGCCCCTGATTTATTACACCACTTTTATGAGAGTAATTCTCTGGGGACAATGATATTTTGTGCATCGTCAAGAAATAACGTATTGCCACCACAATTTAAGAATAATAATGTCGCAAATAAAAAGCAGAACAATAAATACCCTTAAAGCATACTGAACATGAATATCATAAAATTCTCATAAGCATCACATTAAACCCTTATAACAGGCCCTCACTTAAGTTTCATGATAATTTTACTGAGCGATTTTAATAATACGATTAGCGTTAATAGATAACCGTTCAATGATAGAAAATAATACCACCGGGTGAAACCAGTGACTTTATGGGCTATTCCTCCCGGTTCAATTTACCCACTTACAGAAACCAGTGACAGACGCGCCGCCGTGCAGGTATTGCTTTTTGCATAAAACGGTTATGTGTAGCAACCAGGGCTGTGTTATGAGCTGCTTCTCGGCGTTTTACGCAGAACATGGTAAAGTAGAAGATTGACCTTTCACGCAATCCGAGGTGCCACATGGAAAAGACCACCACGCAAGAGCTTTTAGCGCAAGCTGAAAAACTCTGTGCGCAACGCAATGTGCGGCTGACACCCCAGCGCCTCGAAGTGTTGCGTCTGATGAGTCTGCAGGAAGGCGCGATCAGCGCCTATGACCTGCTGGATCTGCTGCGTGAAACGGAGCCGCAGGCCAAACCGCCGACGGTGTATCGTGCGCTCGATTTTCTGCTTGAGCAGGGTTTTGTTCACAAGGTCGAATCCACCAACAGCTACGTGCTCTGTCACCTGTTCGATCAGCCGACCCATAGCTCGGCCATGTTTATCTGCGACCGTTGTGGTGTGGTAAAAGAGGAGTGTGCTGAAGGCGTGGAAGACATTATGCATACGCTGGCGGCAAAAATGGGGTTCGCTCTGCGCCATAACGTGATTGAAGCACACGGGTTATGCCCGGCGTGTGTGGAAGTCGAAGCATGTCGCCACCCCGGCGAGTGCCAGCACGACCATTCTATTTTGGTGAAGAAGAAACCACGTTAAATAAATCGGGCGGCTAATCCGCAGACGCCGCCCAAAGCAAGTACGTTGAACAGAGGGGAGTACGTCCTTGTACTCACGGGCAGGAGAAGTTGATTACCAGCGGTAGTCGTTACGGTTTTCCCATTCTTTCACTTCTTTTTCCGCCTCATCTTTTGCGTAACCATAGCGTTCCTGGACTTTACCCACCAGTTGATCACGCTTACCTTCGATGACTGTCATATCGTCATCGGTCAGTTTGCCCCATTGCTCTTTCACTTTACCTTTAAACTGTTTCCAGTTGCCGCCGATTTCGTCTTTATTCATCATCAAGTCCTCATCGTTCGGTTGTGAATAGCGGGAGAACGTCGCTCAAACGCATTACGTTTTCTGCTGAACGTGAGATTAATTGTAGTCAGTGATTCGGCCTTCGTTTTTTAATTCAGAGTTTTTAACCACCGGACTCAGGCAAACCAGGTCCCTTTTCGCCAGTGTCGCCGCCAGATAAATGCCAGAGAAAGCCCACGAAGCGCCAGAAAAACGGTTAGCGCAAGCCACAGTCCGTGGTT comes from the Citrobacter koseri ATCC BAA-895 genome and includes:
- the alr gene encoding alanine racemase, with protein sequence MQAATVVINRRALRHNLQRLRELAPASKLVAVVKANAYGHGLLETARTLPDADAFGVARLEEALRLRAGGITQPILLLEGFFEATDLPVISAQHLHTAVHNEEQLAALEAAGLDEPVTVWMKLDTGMHRLGVRPEKAEAFYQRLTQCKNVRQPVNIVSHFARADEPECGATEQQLDIFNTFCEGKPGQRSIAASGGILLWPQSHFDWARPGIILYGVSPLENQSTGEDFGCQPVMSLISSLIAVREHKAGEPVGYGGTWISERDTCLGVVAMGYGDGYPRAAPSGTPVLVNGREVTIVGRVAMDMICVDLGPQAQDKAGDPVILWGEGLPVERIAEMTKVSAYELITRLTSRVAMKYID
- the dnaB gene encoding replicative DNA helicase, coding for MAGNKPFNKQQTDARDRDLQVDGLKVPPHSIEAEQSVLGGLMLDNERWDDVAERVVADDFYTRPHRHIFTEMHRLQEMGKPIDLITLAESLEIQGQLDSVGGFAYLAELSKNTPSAANISAYADIVRERAVVRDMISVAHEIADAGYDPQGRNSDELLDLAESRVFQIAENRANKDEGPKSIDQILDATVARIETLFQQPHDGVTGVDTGYQDLNKKTAGLQRSDLIIVAARPSMGKTTFAMNLCENAAMLQEKPVLIFSLEMPGEQIMMRMLASLSRVDQTRIRTGQLDDEDWARISGTMGILLEKRNMYIDDSSGLTPTEVRSRARRIYREHGGLSLIMIDYLQLMRVPSLSDNRTLEIAEISRSLKALAKELQVPVVALSQLNRSLEQRADKRPVNSDLRESGSIEQDADLIMFIYRDEVYHENSDLKGIAEIIIGKQRNGPIGTVRLTFNGQWSRFDNYAGPQYDDE
- a CDS encoding quinone oxidoreductase; translated protein: MATRIEFHKHGGPDVLKAVDFTPVDPAENEIQVENKAIGINYIDTYIRSGLYPPPSLPSGLGTEAAGVVSKVGSNVKHIKAGDRVVYAQSALGAYSSVHNVPADKAAILPKAISFEQAAASFLKGLTVFYLLRKTYEVKPDEPFLFHAAAGGVGLIACQWAKALGAKLIGTVGSAQKAQIALQAGAWKVINYREENIAERVKEITGGKKVRVVYDSVGKDTWEASLDCLQRRGLMVSFGNASGPVTGVNLGILNQKGSLYVTRPSLQGYITSRDELTEASNELFSLIASGVIKVEVAENQKYALKDAQRAHEVLESRATQGSSLLIP
- the pspG gene encoding envelope stress response protein PspG, with amino-acid sequence MLELLFVMGFFIMLMATGVSLLGILAALMVATAVMFLGGMFALVIKLLPWLLLAVAVVWVIKAVKTPKIPQYQRNNRRFY
- the dusA gene encoding tRNA dihydrouridine(20/20a) synthase DusA, with the protein product MHQNKESQNTLQTNVMPEKLALYPAHRFSIAPMLDWTDRHCRYFLRLLSRQTLLYTEMVTTGAIIHGKGDYLAYSEEEHPVALQLGGSDPAALAQCAKLAQARGYDEINLNVGCPSDRVQNGMFGACLMGNAQLVADCVKAMRDVVSIPVTVKTRIGIDDQDSYEFLCDFINTVAGKGECEMFIIHARKAWLSGLSPKENREIPPLDYPRVYQLKRDFPHLTMSINGGITSLEEAKAHLEHMDGVMIGREAYQNPGILASVDREIFGATTADADPVAVVRAMYPYIERELSQGTYLGHITRHMLGLFQGIPGARQWRRYLSENAHKAGADIDVLEHALKRVADKR
- a CDS encoding DUF2931 family protein, whose protein sequence is MMNTRRLYILAVLLVLAGCSHPQMYPLQSKQAASGDWSLPYGKWSFSFITPWQLPADVTQARIIDTDGYLYTFNTVDHTDRDPDSVNKWKTNLHRGGVTFNKVNKPPQYMIFCWDSLIDHQTYETRVMFSPAIWQRMKTPADHTDRSGDPFWYNNILFGLAPGGKVRIWFPDVGDYPAIPVTPRKIHTLSGNELTICKEGANSGFLREYRYSSDTEAFIKGKTYPYGEW
- a CDS encoding DUF2931 family protein, giving the protein MMNARRLHILAVLLALAGCSHPQTYPLQSKQAASGDWTLPYGKGSFSFITPWALPARVRHARVIDTDGYLYTFYTLDSTSRDPVSIDKWGDILYGGSVNFNKINKPPQFIVFCWDSFIDRRTYETRVIFSPAMWQRMKTPADHLFGGEPLWYNNILFGLAPGGKVRIWFPDAGDYPAIPVTPRKIHTLSGNELTICKEGANSDFLREYRYSSDTEAFIKGKTYPYGEW
- the tssD gene encoding type VI secretion system tube protein TssD encodes the protein MGDIIYVTIEGEHQGDISSGCGTTTSVGNRWQQGHEDEIFVFSLTQGISNTGMGVKHQGLSFSKVIDRASPLLTNAINNNENLKMRFDIYRINRFGRWEKYYVIKLRGARLNRLVSESRQNSLDYEYISLDYDYIHCQHLLAGTEFDYLVTPERYNQLFPVAQVISPPPEPEKRKVTLVLGIFFDGTGNNAVNTRNMLAACTAQHFDIDSPDAEIILQKSASEKMGLSGTEATSYYGYYTNIHWLNELYLKRYPPDGHYIQYAVYIEGIGTQAGEADSMIGLGLGTSDYGVIAKTDDAVAQLAEAIKATIRMLKGKFIIENLLFDIFGFSRGAAAARHFANRVQSEDGAIINAINAGMVKQVYTGKPAGKTRFMGIFDTVTAVGTPFNGLNPHSADTGDVNIRLRPGVAQKVFHITAQHECRYNFALNSVAPAWPEITLPGVHSDIGGGYLPKTREDLFLTRPQVDTLPSNQPDERSGAYRKTMAQLPVLEASPAIAPIMRTNEITPEVWSDDYAATDRYGQMQKRSFAALTMRQRIVRNDWSKVILRVMVDAAKEAGVMFNENLEVDELKIPADLSLFLERAISMGKSARLRRPTIGFTKQDIEIIAKTYIHCSANWNAVAVSKTGKPQGGASASETIGFVNRPDAGWLRTIYNMDGKQ
- the zur gene encoding zinc uptake transcriptional repressor Zur, which encodes MEKTTTQELLAQAEKLCAQRNVRLTPQRLEVLRLMSLQEGAISAYDLLDLLRETEPQAKPPTVYRALDFLLEQGFVHKVESTNSYVLCHLFDQPTHSSAMFICDRCGVVKEECAEGVEDIMHTLAAKMGFALRHNVIEAHGLCPACVEVEACRHPGECQHDHSILVKKKPR
- a CDS encoding CsbD family protein, producing the protein MNKDEIGGNWKQFKGKVKEQWGKLTDDDMTVIEGKRDQLVGKVQERYGYAKDEAEKEVKEWENRNDYRW